From Mycoplasmopsis gallinacea, the proteins below share one genomic window:
- a CDS encoding aminopeptidase P family protein produces MNRSRLDKLFTEHSVDAYISEAPQTRLWFAGVQTSDGLIVIEKDKATLFVDGRYIEYAQNHAKNVDIVLMQGNSTKEWFAKKGFKKIALDNNYLVKQVQDRILYYTGKDVQIHWVDAQELRIVKDEKEIETLQKAINISLKAYDKLMEWLKPGVTEKEAAAYLNYQLKLNGCQKEGFTEIIATGANSAEPHHHPTDKVIENNTLLKVDFGGEYNGYTADITRTIILGGEENAKDPKMVEILNIVKEAAAAGRKAVRPGIKTSEIDKICRDYIAEKGYGKYFVHSTGHGLGIDVHEYPNVGATSNFVLEPGMVITVEPGIYIEGLGGARIEDDVLVTENGHRVLTRPNE; encoded by the coding sequence ATGAATCGTTCAAGATTAGACAAGCTTTTTACAGAGCATAGCGTAGATGCTTATATTTCTGAAGCTCCACAAACTAGATTATGATTTGCTGGTGTTCAAACCTCAGATGGTTTAATTGTTATAGAAAAAGATAAAGCTACATTATTCGTAGATGGAAGGTATATTGAATACGCACAAAATCACGCTAAAAACGTTGATATTGTGTTAATGCAAGGTAATTCTACAAAGGAATGATTTGCTAAAAAAGGATTTAAGAAAATTGCTCTTGACAATAACTATTTAGTAAAACAAGTGCAAGATCGTATTTTATACTACACAGGTAAAGATGTACAAATTCACTGAGTAGATGCACAAGAACTTAGAATTGTGAAAGATGAAAAAGAAATTGAAACACTTCAAAAAGCTATTAATATCTCATTAAAAGCTTATGACAAACTTATGGAGTGATTAAAACCTGGTGTAACTGAAAAAGAAGCAGCAGCTTATTTAAATTACCAATTAAAACTTAATGGATGTCAAAAAGAAGGGTTCACAGAAATTATTGCAACAGGTGCAAATAGTGCTGAACCACACCATCATCCAACTGATAAAGTTATTGAAAACAACACTTTATTAAAAGTAGACTTTGGTGGTGAATATAACGGATATACAGCTGATATTACAAGAACAATTATTTTAGGCGGAGAAGAAAATGCTAAAGATCCTAAAATGGTCGAAATTCTTAATATTGTAAAAGAGGCGGCTGCAGCTGGTAGAAAAGCAGTTCGTCCTGGTATTAAAACAAGTGAAATTGACAAAATTTGCCGTGATTACATTGCAGAAAAAGGGTATGGGAAATACTTTGTTCACTCAACAGGTCATGGATTAGGAATTGATGTGCACGAATATCCAAATGTTGGTGCAACTTCTAATTTTGTTTTAGAACCTGGAATGGTTATTACTGTTGAACCTGGTATTTACATCGAAGGACTTGGTGGTGCAAGAATTGAAGATGATGTTCTTGTTACTGAAAATGGACA
- a CDS encoding LacI family DNA-binding transcriptional regulator, whose amino-acid sequence MKKQISYKDISEMAGVSISTISRCYNNGYVSKKTKEKIESVVKQHRYYPNHGARMIRGKDHSVFVIMPEWEQNVSLAITSGIVQACKKNGRRVNTTYTGISTEEYIETIRYILSWRPTSIVLFVANYDIKLFDFLKDIDDVSIVVFGHEVPGLNWIKVDEKKGFEEVTLKFIREVQDKSKILFLADKKINSQQMQERYEGFVQSCEASNVEYIRKEVNTKDGNDLNSIIRFIRAEGISNVVCSSHEIYIVLANLAGNSLRLTDIGYKSIYDYIKHYKAKVFIDYPLIGVEIEKMILLNNVDGITQEKKIKARII is encoded by the coding sequence ATGAAAAAACAAATTTCTTATAAAGATATATCAGAGATGGCGGGTGTATCAATATCAACTATTAGTAGATGTTACAATAATGGATATGTATCAAAGAAAACAAAAGAAAAAATTGAATCAGTAGTAAAACAACATAGATATTACCCAAATCATGGTGCTAGAATGATTAGAGGTAAAGATCACTCTGTTTTTGTTATTATGCCTGAATGAGAACAAAATGTCTCATTAGCAATTACTAGCGGTATTGTGCAAGCATGTAAGAAAAATGGAAGAAGAGTAAATACAACTTATACAGGTATTTCAACAGAAGAATATATTGAAACAATTAGATATATTCTTTCATGAAGACCTACTTCTATTGTTCTTTTTGTGGCTAATTATGATATTAAATTATTTGATTTTTTAAAGGACATTGATGATGTTTCAATTGTCGTATTTGGACACGAAGTGCCAGGGCTTAATTGAATCAAAGTAGATGAGAAAAAAGGTTTTGAAGAAGTTACTCTCAAATTCATTAGAGAAGTGCAAGATAAATCAAAAATCTTATTCCTTGCTGATAAGAAAATCAATTCACAGCAAATGCAAGAACGTTATGAAGGGTTTGTACAAAGCTGTGAAGCTTCAAATGTTGAATACATTAGAAAAGAAGTTAATACAAAAGATGGAAATGATCTTAACTCAATTATTCGTTTCATTAGAGCTGAGGGCATATCTAATGTAGTGTGTTCAAGTCATGAAATTTACATTGTGCTTGCAAACTTAGCTGGAAATAGCTTAAGATTAACTGACATTGGTTATAAATCAATTTACGATTACATCAAGCATTACAAAGCTAAAGTGTTTATTGATTACCCACTTATTGGCGTAGAAATTGAAAAGATGATTCTTTTAAACAATGTTGATGGAATTACACAAGAAAAGAAAATCAAAGCTAGAATAATTTAA
- a CDS encoding potassium channel family protein translates to MKLTNFLKKYFNLEILSDIVWSNPEINEKYDKIKNEIKFAKLSYACLIVFVCSISFASLFNLNSLGSFGKSLVFIGQILSFFVFCFDYCAHLITYRFKVTSPLKIKYSLLFFPISFIGILLLLCVFSSVHALSLIGVNMDGKGFFGVLKGLNILKIFRIFLVFKLIAPFRIIINVFEKQRKLLTYIFLFIIILIILFGLIIWNNELEYVNQLRENFLDDNVKSQNNTIFIFANKEFANKEAAIEAAKNSADYQAIGAGYIDNFIDAIYFSTITLTTIGYGDFSPHAPISKALVSVMALLGLAIIAIPSGIIAGSFLTDIQSHLQNKKPSKLFGRKNKEEPKEENKEIQIKEKEEQKND, encoded by the coding sequence ATGAAATTAACAAATTTTTTAAAAAAATATTTTAATTTGGAAATTCTATCTGACATTGTTTGATCTAATCCAGAAATTAACGAAAAATATGACAAAATCAAAAACGAAATTAAATTTGCTAAATTAAGTTATGCTTGTTTAATTGTTTTTGTATGTTCGATTTCGTTTGCGTCTTTATTTAACTTAAATAGTTTAGGATCATTTGGAAAAAGTTTAGTGTTTATTGGACAAATCTTATCATTTTTCGTCTTTTGCTTTGATTATTGTGCACACTTAATTACGTATCGTTTTAAAGTTACTAGCCCATTAAAAATTAAGTACTCGCTTTTATTTTTCCCAATTAGTTTTATTGGAATCTTGCTTCTGCTTTGTGTGTTCAGTTCAGTGCACGCTCTATCCTTAATTGGTGTTAATATGGATGGAAAAGGATTCTTTGGAGTCCTAAAAGGACTTAACATTTTAAAGATTTTTAGAATCTTTTTAGTGTTTAAGCTTATTGCTCCATTTAGAATCATTATTAATGTATTTGAAAAACAAAGAAAACTTCTTACTTACATTTTCCTTTTTATTATTATTTTAATTATCCTTTTTGGACTTATTATTTGAAATAATGAACTTGAGTATGTAAATCAATTACGTGAGAATTTCTTAGATGATAATGTAAAATCACAAAATAACACAATCTTTATTTTTGCAAATAAAGAATTTGCTAATAAAGAAGCTGCAATTGAAGCGGCTAAAAACTCTGCTGATTATCAAGCAATTGGAGCTGGATATATTGATAATTTTATAGATGCTATTTACTTTTCAACAATTACTTTAACAACTATTGGTTATGGAGATTTTTCACCACATGCACCAATTTCAAAAGCATTAGTAAGTGTTATGGCTCTTTTAGGGCTAGCTATTATTGCAATTCCTTCCGGGATCATCGCTGGTTCTTTCTTAACAGATATTCAAAGTCATTTACAAAACAAAAAACCAAGCAAGCTTTTTGGTAGAAAAAATAAAGAAGAGCCCAAAGAAGAAAATAAAGAAATTCAAATAAAAGAAAAGGAAGAACAAAAAAATGATTAA
- a CDS encoding deoxyribonuclease IV: MIKLGSHVSFKKPDYLHGAAAESYSNKANTMMIYLGAPQTSKRVDTSEYQLDKYEELFEKYIAKEDIIVHAPYIVNPANPEKTTFACNFLIEEIQRMNYIGAKYLVLHPGAYTVFSPQEGLDTLIENLQYILENTKDVVICIETMSGKGTEIGIDFEQMRYVLDWINNDRVQICLDTCHVWDAGYDIKNYEKFKQELIEWDLLKHIKVIHLNDSKNDKGSQKDRHENIGKGKIGLETLKAIVHDKDFDNIPIILETPWSDFGPIYKEEIELLLKK; this comes from the coding sequence ATGATTAAATTAGGAAGCCACGTTTCATTTAAAAAACCTGATTATCTTCACGGTGCAGCTGCTGAAAGTTATTCAAATAAAGCTAATACAATGATGATTTATTTAGGGGCTCCACAAACATCAAAAAGAGTGGATACTTCAGAATATCAGTTAGATAAATATGAAGAACTTTTTGAAAAGTATATTGCAAAAGAAGATATTATTGTGCATGCACCTTATATTGTTAATCCAGCTAACCCTGAAAAAACTACCTTTGCATGTAATTTCTTAATTGAAGAAATTCAAAGAATGAACTATATTGGTGCTAAATATTTAGTATTACACCCAGGAGCATATACAGTATTTTCACCTCAAGAAGGTCTTGATACTCTAATTGAAAACCTTCAATATATTTTAGAAAATACCAAAGATGTTGTTATTTGCATCGAAACAATGAGCGGTAAAGGAACTGAAATTGGTATTGACTTTGAGCAAATGAGATATGTTTTAGACTGAATTAATAATGATAGAGTTCAAATTTGTTTAGATACTTGTCATGTTTGAGATGCTGGATATGACATTAAAAATTACGAGAAATTTAAACAAGAATTAATTGAATGAGATTTACTTAAACACATCAAAGTTATCCATTTAAATGATTCAAAAAATGACAAAGGATCTCAAAAAGATCGCCACGAAAATATTGGTAAAGGAAAAATCGGACTTGAGACATTAAAAGCAATTGTGCATGATAAAGATTTTGACAATATCCCAATTATTTTAGAAACACCATGAAGCGATTTTGGACCAATTTACAAAGAAGAAATCGAATTATTACTTAAAAAATAG
- the rpmG gene encoding 50S ribosomal protein L33 — MAREGFTLACTECKMENYISKKNKKNHPEKLETKKYCSKCNAHQLHKEKK, encoded by the coding sequence ATGGCTAGAGAAGGATTCACATTAGCATGTACAGAATGCAAAATGGAAAATTACATTTCTAAAAAGAACAAAAAAAATCACCCAGAAAAATTAGAAACTAAAAAATATTGTTCAAAATGTAATGCTCACCAACTTCACAAAGAGAAAAAATAA
- a CDS encoding COG3415 family protein produces the protein MIKLLKRKSTEYERKLTKRLRFLEEHKDWSNVKIAKKLGVSPESVRKWRIKIEKGEEILVLHKNRKNANASKYSSEELNQIFMEYQNFCNTQNNFKCVPLKQYYRDYLQDKIDISYVQLFRRFKALGLSSFCNSKKQK, from the coding sequence ATGATCAAATTATTAAAACGTAAAAGTACAGAATATGAGCGTAAACTCACGAAAAGGCTTAGATTTTTAGAAGAACACAAAGATTGATCAAATGTGAAAATTGCTAAAAAGCTAGGTGTATCACCTGAGTCTGTACGCAAATGAAGAATTAAAATTGAAAAAGGGGAAGAGATTTTAGTTCTTCATAAAAATAGAAAGAATGCAAATGCTTCTAAATATTCATCAGAAGAATTAAATCAAATATTTATGGAGTATCAAAACTTTTGCAACACACAAAATAATTTTAAATGTGTGCCATTAAAACAATATTATCGTGATTATCTTCAAGATAAAATTGACATTAGTTATGTTCAACTTTTCAGAAGATTTAAAGCACTAGGGCTATCTAGTTTTTGCAATAGCAAAAAACAAAAATAG
- the rbfA gene encoding 30S ribosome-binding factor RbfA: MNEINLKRKESQAHQIVADILANGIKNANVVDPIVMDVVLSSDLSHLKVFVNLSGNQNKGIEALNNAAGYVRSILAKRLDWRKVPQIVFKIDDVSANGFKIDEILRKINSEN, encoded by the coding sequence ATGAATGAAATTAACTTAAAAAGAAAAGAATCACAAGCTCATCAAATTGTAGCTGATATTTTAGCAAATGGAATCAAAAACGCAAACGTTGTGGATCCTATTGTAATGGATGTAGTTCTTTCATCAGATCTTTCACACCTTAAAGTTTTTGTTAACCTTTCTGGTAATCAAAACAAAGGAATCGAAGCATTAAATAACGCAGCTGGTTATGTAAGAAGCATTCTTGCCAAAAGATTAGATTGGAGAAAAGTGCCTCAAATTGTCTTCAAAATTGATGATGTTAGTGCTAATGGATTTAAAATTGATGAAATTTTAAGAAAAATTAACTCAGAAAACTAA
- a CDS encoding phosphopentomutase encodes MAKFKRVFMIVTDGLGIGPDRDQKAFGDAGANTIRSASFADEFKIDTWKKLGIGNITNLNGNYHTKNQLAYMAKVQEVSNAKDTLAGHWEMMGIKTLVPFPTFFEDGFPKELIAELEKAFDGRKIVGNKAASGTDIINELAHEEKNNGSIIVYTSMDSVLQICAHEEWTGLDNLYKYAKAAREICSSRPEWNVGRIIARPYIGEEGNYTRTFNRHDYANKPKEMILNELQKQGVEVISVGKINDIFVGQGISRHIPSGSDAKGMDITIELAQEDTENKFIFTNLVQFDSHYGHRRNVHGFAQNIADLDIKLAKLINVLREDDLLIMTSDHGNDPAYPGFNHTREFLPATIYSKSFKKPKTLENFNGLGTLGNIVARNFGAEIVTETGDDIFDKLV; translated from the coding sequence ATGGCTAAATTTAAACGTGTTTTTATGATTGTTACAGATGGTTTAGGAATTGGACCTGATCGCGATCAAAAAGCATTTGGTGATGCTGGTGCTAATACAATTAGATCTGCTTCATTTGCAGATGAATTCAAAATTGATACTTGAAAAAAATTAGGTATTGGTAACATCACAAATTTAAATGGTAATTATCATACAAAAAATCAATTAGCTTACATGGCTAAAGTTCAAGAGGTGTCAAACGCTAAAGACACACTTGCAGGACACTGAGAAATGATGGGGATTAAAACCCTTGTTCCTTTTCCTACTTTCTTTGAAGATGGGTTCCCAAAAGAATTAATTGCTGAATTAGAAAAAGCATTTGATGGACGGAAAATTGTAGGTAATAAAGCAGCTTCTGGTACAGATATTATTAATGAACTTGCTCATGAAGAAAAAAACAATGGTTCAATTATTGTTTATACTTCAATGGACTCTGTTTTACAAATTTGTGCTCATGAGGAATGAACAGGTTTAGATAATTTATATAAATATGCTAAAGCGGCAAGAGAAATTTGTTCAAGTAGACCCGAATGAAACGTAGGTAGAATTATTGCTCGTCCATACATAGGTGAAGAAGGAAATTATACTAGAACATTCAACCGTCATGATTATGCAAATAAACCAAAAGAAATGATTTTAAATGAACTTCAAAAACAAGGTGTTGAAGTTATTTCGGTAGGTAAAATCAATGATATTTTCGTAGGACAAGGGATTTCAAGACACATTCCAAGTGGTAGTGATGCTAAAGGAATGGATATCACAATCGAACTTGCTCAAGAAGATACAGAAAACAAATTTATCTTTACAAACTTAGTGCAATTTGATTCGCACTATGGACACAGAAGAAATGTACATGGTTTTGCTCAAAACATTGCTGATTTAGACATCAAATTAGCTAAATTAATTAATGTATTAAGAGAAGATGATTTATTAATTATGACAAGTGACCACGGAAATGATCCTGCTTATCCTGGATTTAACCATACACGTGAATTCTTACCAGCTACAATTTATTCTAAATCATTTAAAAAACCTAAAACACTTGAAAACTTCAATGGTTTAGGAACTCTTGGTAATATTGTTGCTAGAAACTTTGGTGCAGAAATTGTAACTGAAACTGGTGATGATATTTTCGATAAATTAGTTTAG